DNA from Candidatus Poribacteria bacterium:
TTAATAGGTAAAGATAAATTTTCTTCCTTACCTTCTGGGGTCCGTTCAATAGCGGTGCTAATCAAACGGAGTACCTGCTCCGTAGGTTCTACAAATGCTATATCCTCGAACCTTCCCTGTATCTTTGCCCACTCTTCCTGTTGTGATTTGGCTAATTTGTTTGCATATTGCTCAAAAGCTTGATGCAGAATCGTCAGCAAAAGCAGTGGAGTTTGCTGGTTACTTCGTGTAGCGAATTCAGCAAGGGTTTGTAGCACAAATACATCACCTTGTGCAGGATTTTGTGCAGCATACTCAAGAAATTTTCCAAGTTCATCAATCACTAATAACAAACCCTGTCCGCCGTTTTTCTCGATAGTGCGCGTTGCAGACTCAAAAAGGTTCGTGATTTCAGAGGCTTGGAGGGACGTGTTATTCACAGCGATTTGCAATAGTTTTCTGATCTTACGTGGGAGTGAACTATTAGACGGTATTCCGAAAGTCTTGAGTCCATTCTCTAAACCGCGCAGAAGGGCGATTGGTAGAGGGGCGCGCTCTCCAGAGATAAGCACAGGACAAAATCCGGATAGCGACCAATTTCCGTTACGCTTTGTATCCATAAATTGCTCATATAGTGTGATATCTCCATCATTTAATACTTTTAAGGCCTGTTGAGTTGTAACTGCCTCAGGATCCCCAAGAAGTTTCGCTGCGAAAAGTGCGAATGCTGATTTTCCCGACCCATAGGGACCGGTGAGCGACCATGCTTTCGATGTTGTCTCATTTTCGGGCGTCGCGAGGATACGCGATAACATCTCTCGCGCTGTGACAGTCAAAATGTATCCATCTAAGGCGTTCTCTGTATAGAAATCGCGTTCCAGATGAACCGAACGCCTAAAACGACCTTTAATCTGGAAAAATTTTGACAAGGGGGTGTTATCCATAATGTCTCTCTAAGAGTTTCATCAGGTTTAGATCGTCGCGTCGATAAACCTGTTTCAAACCTGTGGTTTCATCGTACTGTAGTGCTTCATTGGTAAGTTGTGCAAGGTTTTCAAGATATGCTGTCATTGTGTCTTCGTCTAACCTGAAGATTCGTCCGGGACTTAAAGGAGCGTACATCAAGTCTGAAAATGGTAACGCACCCCTTTCAGAAAAGCGGAGATCCCAAAATGCGATGAGCGTCGCTGTGAAAATCTCAACTGGCAGTGTCTCTTTCGCACCCCGTTGGAATTCATATCCGTTACTTTCTGGCAATTCGGCGATTAAGTTGAGTTCAACAAGCGGACAGTCAAAGCTTTCCTCAACTACAGCAGCAGTGTGACGTGACTGACAATACGTTCGGATAAAACAATTAACGTCACGTTGAAGTGTATTATCAGAAATGGATCTCATAAATTTTCTCTGTTGTACCCATTTGTATACCTCTTCTATGAATGTTGTCGGAACGAATTGATTTTTCCTCAAAACGTTAAATGCCCAATACCATGCAGTTGCTTGATTGATGTTCGTTGTTATCTGCCAGTGAATTAGCCATAGGGTGGCTGGATCGTCAAGATATGGATCAAAGCCATTTTTGTCGTTAAAAATGGCTTTGCCGAGTTCAGTTGGAACAAGTCTTCTACGCTGGTGCGGATCCGCCTTAATGAGTCTAGCGACGGTACACCAGTGTCGAATAGAGCTTACCATGTTCTTTCCAACGCCTAAAGTAACGGAGGCATCTTCCGATGAAAAGACAGTCGGATTTTCTGTTACAGCATCAACACCTTTTTTTAGCCATGTATATCGAAACGGAAAGGTCTGGTGGCCCGAGAAAGAAGGATTCATCAGCTGTGGTGGAATTGTGTGTTCAGCAATTAGAAAGTTTTCCATATAACTTATTATATCTTATATACTGGAAGGAAATCAACGCCTATCCGCAAAGATTCGGGATATTTTTTGGACATTTTTTTGAAAATCTGATATGCTTTTATTGTCGGATGCAGTAGCCTGTGATTAAGAGGATTCCTCACATTTCTGTAATACCATTGATTGGATAAAACCCTTGGATGATGTATCATACGCTCTTTTTTCTTTAAGTTTTATAGTATTACCTTCAGCAAGTGGATTACCAGATGCCTAAATATGAAGTTGGAATCACGGATATTAACGTAGTTGTCCGCCGTTTAGGTTATATTTCTGCCATTCTACGATTGCTTGAGCATAAAACACTAAGCGAGTCAGTGCTTTATACTCGGCTTGAAAGGTGGAGCCTTAACCACAAACAGAATTTGAAGGATTACGCAAATGAGCAAGGGTTTATTAAGGCAACACGCGGGCAAACTGCCTCAAAACGCTACACTAACTTCGTTGTTTCAATGGGACTTATAGGGCGAATTGCTGGTGCTTGCCGTGTAACTCGATTTGGAAAGCCATTGCTTCCTTTTCTTCGCCGGATTCCTAGTCAAAATCCATTTGAACTGACTGACGCTGAACGCTGTGCGTATCTATATTGGCTTCTGTTGAAGGATGGCGATCAACTTCTCACAGTTATTAGGATGTTAGTAGAAAAGCATTCTCGATCTTTGTCTGGTTTACAGAACGCTTTTCCTACGTTTTATCTTCAGCAATTGAAAGATCGTATGCTGACAGCGGAAGAACACGTAGCTCCGGAAATCTTGGCAGTACGGAACCGAGTGGCACATTGGGGAGAAGGGACAGGACGTTCTATAGAAAATATTGTGCCGCCTCGACTTCATTGGTTGGCAGACCTCGGTTTGGTTGCAGTTGAGAATGATGGAAAGAGACAGGCTCGGTTAACAGAGATGGGGATACAATTTTCTCAGTCTCTTCCGAAAATTCAAGGAACGCTGACTTTTCATACAAGTTCAGTGTGGTTGCGGCAGCAATTCTTTGGTATGGCTGGACAGGTACTTGTGGGCAAAATTGATCGACAATGGACAGAAATACATAATTCAGAAAGAAGAGAGCTGCTTCACAAACTCACTTTTCAAGCTTTTGAAACGCTCCGGAGTACACCTGCCCCGCAGATTTCTTTATATCCGGCACTTATTTATATGGCACTCCTTCTTATGAAGGATAACGGAATCGCGGTGAACCTTGAGGAGCTCCATGCAGATTTAGATGCGTTTTCTAAAGAACCTGACCCACGATATACAGTCCGGTTTTCTCACCGTGAAAATGAGTCCTATCTTATTTTTTTTCCAACCTAACCCAAGGCTTATGGATATTCTGATTCCTGATACATCATCGCTCATAAACATACATAAGATTTATGTGGGACGAACCCACATTATTGATGTTTTAAATCAACTGTTCAATGTGCAAGTCTCACGAGAAATTCCGCACGAAATCAGACGCAGGAAAAATAAATTAGGGGACTATGACAAACAGATGTTGCAATTTGTGCGTCAGGCAAGGCGATATTTTCACCGTGAACGGGATTATGAGAAGCTCCTTTTCAACCAATTTTCACCGGATGGCAATCCATGTAAAAATCAAGGAGAACGTTATAACTGCGCGCTGGCATTTTATCTCGTTCGGAAACGACGGACAGGACAAGTTATCATACTAACAGATGATAGGAAGGCACGGCGAGGTTTGATTGAATGGTACGAAAATCGCTTCACAGCGACAAGAACTTGGTCCTCTTTGGAATTGCTTTTACATGTCTATCTGGTTATGTTTCCAAGGTGGCCGTATGCTCAGGCTGAAGCGGCTTTAAAACATGTAAACCCTTATGTTGCAGGAAAAAAGGAGGAGATGACCAAGCGTCTTCGTGAGTATTGCCGTTATCTCATGGAGTTACATATTATGTTGAAAGGCTTACCATCTGTAAGAAAACGAGGTGAGTTATGAAATTCTTGATTGATTGGGATGTAGCCGGTTTACGGGAGAACCCCTTTATAATTGGCCCTCCAACTAATCCCCAGCAGGCAATTTGGGCAGGTCTAAAAGAACTCAAAGGCGAATTTAAAAATGCCTTTCGGGAGGCCAAAGCATCAGCGCCAACGCAAGTGGTATTATGCCGAGGGGCTATTGGGGCAGGCAAAACACACGCTTCACTTTTCTTTAGTTCTGACCAAAATATGCCTGAGACATCACCGAGCGTCCAAAATATAGAAGTTTTAAGAGTTCAAACACCTACTGAAACTGGGAATCCAGCAAGAGATTTTTATCTGGATGTCATAGATCAGATTGGACTTGACCGAATAGGGAAGGCTATTAAAAAAAACGTGGAAGCCGTTGGGCGCGATGTAGTTGAACGAAACCTTCGCCAAACGGTGGTGAGTGGTGATTTTGCGAACGCTCTGCTAAAATTATTTGAGGCTTCGCCAATTTCTCCGGGGGCTAGCTTACCGCTAAGTGCCTACTTCCTCGGTAAATGCACAACTACGGAATTGCGAAAACTTGGCTTGAATCGAAACATTGAGAAAACACAAGATTACTTTCGAGTTTTGGCAGGGGTTTTTCAATGTCTTACGGGATTATCTGAATCCTCTGATGTAACTCAGCACAATCGATTCTGTCTATGGATTGATGAAATGGAGAATTTCATCTATTTTACACCGCCGCAATACCGTCCCTTCGGACAAGGATTGCGTGAACTGGTAGATCGGCTCCCCTATTTCTTCACACTTTTCATGAATTTCACGCTGACCGCGCCAGAGGAATATGAAGAAATTGAACTGATTCTCGGAGGTTATCTCACTGACCGGATTACTCGACAGGTTTTCTTTCATGAAGTGAAGGATCAAGAAAAGCTGCTGCAATATGTCCGCGAACTTCTCTGTTACTACAGACCCCAAGAAAAACCCAAAACACCTTATTTCCCGTTTACGGAGGACGCACTTAGGGCACTCACGTCTAACTTACAACATGGAACACCGAGAGATGTGAATAAGCGGTGTCGTAATGCCCTGATGCGAGCGTTTGAAAAGGGAATTTTTGAAGAAGGAAAAAACTCGGAAATTACTCTCAAATTTGTACAGGAGATAAGTCAGGAAGAATTGGATAAAGAGATCGGATAATCAAAATCACAATTTCCATAAAGTGATTTATCAGACATCGGAAGTTGGATAATCGCACTAATATGCTGATTTGTATCCAGAACAACTCGCATTAGGGAGACAACTTACTCCTTTTACGAGCTATCTCCGCGCGTCCCTCAGCAATTGCTTGTTCAATATCTGCTTGTGCTTCTTCTTCACTCACGGCTGGCAAGTTTTCGGCGAATTCCAAACGAATCTTCAGAAATCGTATAATATCGCCCACTCAGAGTGAATTATTTTCGGCCATCATAAACCGTGATACCATAAACCCAATTATTTCGTAAGCCCTAAATCTCATAGTTCGCCAAGCAATTTCTCATATTCTGTATGTGGACCGATCCAGAACCAAACAATTACGCCGTTCTCAACAGCCCCAACCGCTCGGTAATTGATGTTGATGCGAACGGAGTAAATTGAATCTGTGTTGTGGACTTTCTTGAATTGTAGGCTCGGATGGTGTGAGTTCTCAATGAAGAGTTTGTATGCCTCCTTAGCCTGCTGTTGAATGTTACTTGGTAATTTCGCGAGCATCTGGCGAAAGTGGTTTGTCGTTCTTGAATTCATAGTTGGTCTGGATCGAGTTCTCTTGTTTGACCACTACGATACTCGGCAATTGCTTCAGAAGCCAGTTTAGATAATACCTCTTGAGAATTGGCGAATAATCTATCCCATTTCTTCTCAGAGCGGAGTTCAGCAAGCACCCAATCCGCCAGGACATCTTGTTCCTTCGGTGAGAGTTTTGATGCTTCTGTAAAAGCTTGTTCAAGGCGTGTTGTCATTGAGATACCTCCATACAAAAAGGGGTTAGCAATGCAGTGTTCAGTATGATCCTGAGCATGTCGAGCAGCGGTTTCCCATTTTTCTCATTGATATGCCTCGCGATCACTCTGGCAAATAAACAAATCCGCTGATTACCTATTATACCACCTGTTCCCTCAAAATGCAACAAAAACTGGCATCTTCATCAGAGCCATTCAGTTTTTGAGATTACTATAAGTTTATTATGTTTTCACATTTGTGTTTTCACGGAGAAGGAGCATATTGCGCCTTGGAAACCCACGGCACGCCTATGTCCGTAAAAAAATCTCCGTGAAGTCTCCGTGAAAGTGCGGGTTTCTAACGAGCGTTTATCGTAAAGGCAACAATGACTGATCTTCATCCCCGTTTTCAGAGTTTACTCTGAATACTCTGAAACTCACAGCGGTTTCTTTTCTATATTTCTGAGCTATGTCTCCATGATCGCAGCCTTACTGATCATTAACTGCCGGTTGCTGAGTTCTCATAACTATGGTAGATTTTAGAATTACCTTGACACGCTGCATCGGCGAGGTTACAAACCTCGCCTACCGCGATAGGGGGTGCGTTTCGGGTTGGGGGACCCAACCCCTACGAAACTGTCCATATATTTTTAGGATTTACCATAAATGATGCTGTCTCCAACCAGGACCATTCAATTGTACCTATTCCCTTTATGTATGTTAATATTTTCGCCTGTAGGAGCGAGCTGTGCTCGCGATTTTTCCGAAGACCGTTCACTTATGTAAGGCAAAACCAATATCCAAATCGAGAATTGAATGACCCTGTGTCTCCTACAGGGAAAAATTGCAGGAGAAGTAGGGATGTGCTATACTGGAAGTGGAAAGTTTACTGCTATTATTTATTTTAGAGGATCTTCTTGCCTACCATGCACATCAATACATTCGATTACTCTTTAATCCATATCCCTGCTGGGGCGTTCATAATGGGGACGATTCCAACTGGAATGCGGAAGACGGATCCAGAGGAGCCGCAACGGAGCGTTCT
Protein-coding regions in this window:
- a CDS encoding DUF4007 family protein, which codes for MENFLIAEHTIPPQLMNPSFSGHQTFPFRYTWLKKGVDAVTENPTVFSSEDASVTLGVGKNMVSSIRHWCTVARLIKADPHQRRRLVPTELGKAIFNDKNGFDPYLDDPATLWLIHWQITTNINQATAWYWAFNVLRKNQFVPTTFIEEVYKWVQQRKFMRSISDNTLQRDVNCFIRTYCQSRHTAAVVEESFDCPLVELNLIAELPESNGYEFQRGAKETLPVEIFTATLIAFWDLRFSERGALPFSDLMYAPLSPGRIFRLDEDTMTAYLENLAQLTNEALQYDETTGLKQVYRRDDLNLMKLLERHYG